Proteins co-encoded in one Chrysiogenia bacterium genomic window:
- a CDS encoding methylated-DNA--[protein]-cysteine S-methyltransferase, which yields MAAATTAYTKIDSPLGPVLIVGTERGLTHISFQKCTQPLAIDPAWQEGAPFLEEAARQLTEYFAGKRRTFKLRLDPAGTDFQQKVWAALCEVPYGKTATYGEIAKVIGAPTASRAVGAANGANPLPIVVPCHRVIGSTGALTGYAGGLEFKRGLLEIEGWHFGSEQLRLVG from the coding sequence ATGGCTGCCGCCACTACCGCTTATACGAAGATCGATTCGCCGCTGGGGCCGGTGCTGATTGTCGGCACCGAGCGCGGGCTCACCCACATTTCCTTCCAGAAGTGCACGCAACCGCTGGCCATCGATCCGGCCTGGCAGGAAGGCGCGCCCTTCCTTGAAGAGGCGGCGCGCCAGCTCACCGAGTATTTCGCCGGAAAGCGCCGCACGTTCAAGCTGAGGCTCGACCCGGCCGGCACCGATTTCCAGCAGAAGGTCTGGGCCGCGCTCTGCGAGGTGCCCTACGGCAAGACCGCGACCTACGGCGAGATCGCGAAAGTGATCGGGGCGCCCACTGCCTCGCGCGCGGTCGGGGCGGCCAACGGAGCCAACCCGCTGCCCATCGTCGTGCCCTGCCACCGGGTTATCGGCAGCACCGGCGCGCTCACCGGTTATGCCGGGGGGCTCGAGTTCAAGCGCGGGCTCCTCGAAATCGAGGGCTGGCACTTCGGCTCCGAGCAGCTCCGACTGGTCGGATAG